The following are encoded in a window of Cydia strobilella chromosome 1, ilCydStro3.1, whole genome shotgun sequence genomic DNA:
- the LOC134748060 gene encoding solute carrier organic anion transporter family member 2B1-like, whose product MEDFISFKDSLIAGVPQQLLKLRHLLSTYILTTPFFGLCLQGTLLILVLLDTNVTLLLKREAALGHVPESTHDWVTIGAGLVEFGFGALIAWCGQARKNFALSFWLTATAAAGLLVLAFPFKGTPDSTVELCGGEEISSYYKTIGNPEDDPWVPRVAMLCMTAAFCVLARLSLFAHGFVYVDDHEPQHGAYHYGILITIRLSLGLNGVNWLTPSATRDDWWHSHLTLCMLMIMFAILLTLFPRRKVQDKGADGEMVSKEFFSTLGRVLRNKIVVVQSVALAFLSAAVFGFVRFDDDFVEAQFHIETKRQDPRASRQVTNIFRTLVIVFFVMIFRTRFSGRRSDGVKATTSARVGGIVAIATAVPLVVISLLVCNIGDIAGSNAEYGLPVCSMQCGCSADSYGFSPVCTINTTTTYFSPCLAGCKEVEDLNGFLLFSECSCGGGRAARGACSLADCGLVFNIYQLLFALVLSMAGAALLMQGMVIVRSVLTDDKAVALGTSFAVTALLSHIPGYMLYMLISHLSCAYTANGGCLFHFPFLWSMALLSAGFSAASGALSLLTSRLARSIS is encoded by the exons ATGGAA GATTTTATTTCTTTCAAAGATTCCCTAATTGCAGGTGTCCCGCAGCAGCTACTCAAGCTAAGGCACCTACTCAGCACATACATCCTGACGACACCGTTTTTCGGCCTGTGTCTCCAGGGTACCTTGCTGATCCTTGTGCTTCTGGACACCAATGTCACGCTGTTGCTCAAAAGAGAGGCTGCCTTGGGCCATGTGCCGGAGAGTACTCATG ACTGGGTAACCATCGGCGCTGGCTTAGTAGAGTTCGGCTTTGGCGCGCTCATCGCTTGGTGTGGCCAAGCCAGGAAGAACTTTGCCCTGTCTTTTTGGCTCACAGCGACCGCTGCAGCCGGCTTGCTCGTGCTAGCCTTTCCTTTTAAAGGCACTCCTGACTCCACTGTGG AGCTATGTGGCGGCGAGGAAATATCATCGTACTACAAAACCATTGGAAACCCCGAAGACGATCCCTGGGTCCCTCGCGTCGCCATGCTGTGCATGACTGCTGCCTTCTGCGTCCTCGCGCGTCTGAGTCTGTTCGCGCATGGCTTCGTTTATGTGGACGATCATGAGCCTCAGCATGGAGCGTATCATTACG GAATACTGATCACAATCCGCCTCTCCCTGGGCTTGAACGGCGTCAACTGGCTGACCCCGTCAGCCACTCGAGACGATTGGTGGCACTCTCACCTCACCCTCTGTATGCTGATGATCATGTTCGCCATACTGTTGACTCTGTTCCCGAGACGCAAGGTTCAGGATAAGGGGGCTGACGGTGAAATGGTCAGCAAAG AATTCTTTTCAACACTGGGCCGCGTGCTCCGCAACAAGATTGTTGTGGTCCAGAGTGTCGCGCTCGCCTTCCTCTCCGCCGCTGTGTTCGGCTTCGTGCGATTTGATGACGACTTTGTCGAG GCTCAATTCCACATTGAGACCAAGCGACAGGATCCACGCGCTTCGCGCCAAGTCACCAACATTTTCCGAACTTTGGTCATCGTTTTTTTCGTCATG ATATTCCGCACCCGTTTCTCCGGCCGCCGGAGCGACGGCGTGAAGGCAACGACGTCGGCGCGCGTCGGCGGTATCGTGGCGATAGCAACCGCTGTGCCCTTGGTAGTCATCAGCCTGCTGGTCTGCAACATTGGCGACATAGCCGGGAGCAATGCGGAGTACGGGCTGCCGGTGTGCAGCATGCAATGCGG GTGTTCAGCCGACAGCTACGGCTTCAGCCCGGTGTGCACGATCAACACCACCACCACGTACTTCTCCCCATGCCTCGCCGGCTGCAAAGAGGTGGAGGATCTCAACGGATTTTT ATTGTTCTCCGAGTGTTCGTGCGGTGGCGGCCGCGCGGCACGCGGGGCGTGCTCTCTTGCCGACTGCGGGCTTGTCTTCAACATATACCAGTTGCTGTTCGCGCTGGTGCTGTCCATGGCAG GAGCCGCCCTCCTGATGCAGGGTATGGTGATCGTCCGCTCCGTGCTGACAGACGACAAAGCCGTGGCCCTGGGGACGTCGTTCGCGGTCACAGCTCTCCTGTCACACATACCAGGATATATGCTTTACATGCTGATCAGCC ACTTAAGCTGCGCATACACGGCTAACGGAGGCTGCCTGTTCCACTTCCCGTTTCTCTGGTCTATGGCACTTCTGAGCGCGGGCTTCTCTGCCGCCTCCGGAGCGCTAAGTTTGTTGACAAGTCGTTTGGCTCGATCAATATCATAG